CGAGACCTAACAGTATACCCAGGTGTAGCCTTGGAATCCGTCGATATTAACCCGTTCAATGCCTTTGGAATATCTGAAAACGGTCCCCGTAACAGGGAGCTTTCACTGGGAAAAGCGCGCCCCTCGGGTATCGGGCCTGTCCTACCCGCTTCACTTGTGTTACCGCGTCGTGGGTCTTACTCACCGGGGAAACGAATCTTCCCGACCGTATTTTACGCCCGCACAAAGTAATTAATGTCTCAACAAGAAAGGATACTTCTTGCACGTCGCGCTGAGTAGCCGTATCCGGGCTCTGGGACTCCTTCAGGAGCGTCAAGATTTGTCTAAGTCCTTCCTCTTGCGGTTGCCACGCCATTTTCATCGTGTTTTTCAACAGCACCACTGAACGCAGCCAGCCTTCTCTGACCTCGCAGATAAACGGAAGCTCCCCACggttacccccaccaccgcgCCACGAAAGCATTCGGTATACCGGCTAACGACACCCGGGAAATCCGTCTAATATCGGTCAGCCTGCACTGTCCAGCTCGTGATTAATCGTTCCAGGAGATTTCACGAATATTAAACATCGTTTCGCGACGAAATTCCAATTTCGCGTAATTCCTACAGATAGACAATTGAACGTTCTCGGCGGCTTAGCAGACGAGCACTTCCGGCGACGGCAGAGACATCGATCGGCCTGTTGTGCCGGATTGAACTTGAAACATGGGCAAACGTTTTGAAACAGATATATTTGAAATGCGACTTTAAGCGAGGAATAACTTTTAAACGAATGCAAATAAAGCCGTGTTAAGATATAGGGCGATTAAAGTTTCCCTATGACAGAAATTACGCGGGGGCTTTCGAGTAAATGGCCACGCTACTGTTCAACGGTAGAAAATTCAAACGTAGAGAAATATATAAGCTATTCGTAGTCTTTTTAGATTGCGGTCGTGCAAACTACGATTGCGATTTATTACGTTTTAATTACGTAAAAACTGAATAGCATACGATAAGAAATAAGTAATTGGTTAACGGTATAAGTAGCAAagcatatattatatataccagtatatatatatctttaatatatatacgtgtatatgtatatatatatataatattcagaactctcgtttattaaaatttaaatagtatATAGCATATCAAAGCAAAATCTTCGTAAAAATCGTTAATTTATTGACATCTTTATGCACAACGGACCCTTGATTTTGGTCTCCAGATTTTAATTCCCTCTGTACCAGAAACAGCAAGAACGTCGTTCGAGTAATCGATCTGCGGAATaaacgaaaatttattaaaacttctTGTGTAAATCAATGTTATGTCAGATACCTACGCTAGCTATTTCACCATAACTAGACACTAGTGTAACAAGGTGCTGCGGAGGATCGGTAGGGCTGTATATTCTAACTGTCTTGTCCGGGGAGCTTGTGATCAGGCATCCTGGTGCAACATGAACACCGTTAATACCTTTCTGGTGCTCAGTGGAATAACATTTAACAGGTTCGAAGTCTTTTTTCGGATCTAGTATATGCAATTTTGCATTACCGTCTCCTACGTAAACCATATCACGCTGCATGCACATACTCATGGGGAATGATTCTTGTGAAATCTGTAATATATTCGCTTGGATGATCGAATTTTTAAAACGGATGCTGGGAAGTTCTCTACCGTAGCATCCTTACAGTAACATTTTTCATGATTTTCCCTGCCCTTTGATCCCATATGGACACTGTCCTGTCTTCGCTAGCAGATAAAATAAAGTCAGAGTTCATAGCCAGCCTGATGACGGCCCTTTTATGCGGCTGGTACTTTGTGATAGGATTGTCGCCCGATCTTGAATCGAATACTAATACGCTTTTACAAAATGATCCCGTAGCAAAAACGGCTAAATCTGGACACGTTGCGAGGCACAGTAGGGCACCCGAGTTGATCCTAAAAAGTATTTAATACTTACATAAGACATTACAAACTTTTGAACAGTTACAACAATCCGCGCAATCATTATTGGCGGAGCGAGTGAAAGCATGCAAAGTATATTAAGCCGATTGTCTTTGCAAGAATCTTGGAAAGTAGTACCTGTATCATAATGTTACTGATTTGTAACGGTACTTTACTAATTAGATATttcttaacaaaaatttatgCCTTCCTCGCTCGACCTTCTCACAATGAAAGCAACAAAAAGTGACCAGCTTGGTTCTGATGTACATGTTATAAGTTTTGACGTGGACAAGATCGGTGTCGGTGAGCGTCCATGCTTTAACGGTGTTATCCCAGCTGCAACTGTAAATTGTATTGTCTATCGCCGCCAAATCCCAGATCCATCCGTCGTGAGCAAAATCTATACAAGTAACGCTTTCCTTTTCAGTTTCTGTCGTGGGAAGTGTCCAGCATACTAAGGATCGATCTCTTGCTCCAGATATACAAATGTTTCCATGCTGCGAATATAAGAGATTGCAGTAGTTCAACCTGCGTATAGGGAGACTTaagattaaacaaaaagtaggcAAGTATAACACTAACGTGCATCAGCAGTAGGCCGTCGATGGTACTGTAGTGTGCTTTACTGAGCAATAATTCCTCCATGGAATCTTCTTTTTTCCATAGCGTGgcttgtttttccaatgcaacgCATGACAATTTCCAAAAGAGTTCATCATCTTCAGCTAAAGAAAATCGATATACTCTCGTAATTGCTTAGAATACAAATGAAACTATTAGCAAACATCATTAATATagctttttattaatattgtttaCTCTCCTACTAGTAAAATTACATTACTACTTCCGAACCACTCATAATTCTTGCCGAATGCAACGTGTGGAGATTAAGATTTGTGTTAACTATTAAGCGAACTTAGTACGTGGAATACATAAagtacaattaattaattattgtgtACAGTAATAGatggtgttttatttatttacagaatGATTGGTCGTGAAAGGCGCAAGGTGCTATCAATTTGAGCTAACCAGGAGGCAATATTGGGTAACCAGAGTCTGGCCAAATTTGACTAATTCTCACTTTCCACAGCGAGTCGTCATTCAATATTTCATGAAACTGTTTGCATACTAAGCCCAAGCCGTGTACTAATGTAGAAGCATCTAGGAAGGAGCAGACGTGAAGGAATATCTGAAATACAAGAGGGAAATCAATTggaaatatcttttatttgcACAAGGAACATATTCTATTTTGAAATATGCTTCCTTAAAACTATACACTAGTAAATCCATCATCGAtacaaatgtttttaaaaataattacagtcaaggacccagttcctgatcagaattGAATTCCtaatcagtttaggaaaataaaccaaataataagcttattatgatacaaatttattctaacaaattactaaataattatgaagtattttgaaatttatacacaaaatttgatagctcacagtaaaacgtgtgaaggtgatcagaaactgctccttttgcatttttcactttcaaagttaaattataaaataattaatattatgtgtgcacttttttaaataccaaattaaagagaaaacatagatttactgaaataacaaaaaatcttttaattttggttaagttttccctttacgcgTTTAAAAATCCGCAGTAGTTAGTTTTAAGggtaaatattgtattttttttttagttttaacggtaaatattgtatttttatacttttaaatatgAATAGTCATTTAAAAATGGCGCTCTTGACTATCGATGTTGCGATGAAATTCTCGAGATGTTccacttattaattttttaacagtacACATTACAGGTCACCGCCATTTGAAGTTTATTCAACTTCATACTTTTACTTTAGATATCTCCTTGTTTATTACTCACGTGAAGGTTAATCAAACGAATTCAGTTGAAACTTTAATGACAGACATTCTATTGTTTGTAAACACTCGACATAGCTAGGCTTTGTCGAATGATCTTCGTACCTCGATAATCGAAGAACGCTTTAAAATTTACTTTAAGTATTTCTACGCGGTGAAAGTGATTTGAAAAGTTCAGAAATTaggaaacttgaaagaaatgttttTCAGCTGTTATATATTTATCGCAGAGATTAGAAATGTCGTATaagaaaagaaatacaaaatttgtgcgcACGAACCTCGACTGGAAGATCCAACAAGGATAATCGGGAATCTGTTTGATCGTTCTCAACTTCATCGCACATTTTAATCCAGAATAGCCAGTATCAGACGTTACAATCTTAACTAAGATCATTCGATTGACTCTGAAACGTCTTAGGGATCCGGCGTGCAAACGAGAACGTAGAGAAGTAACGGATGTTTATTCACTGACGGTATTATTTACCGTTTTGGTCTTCGTGATCGATGCAGCCTGGCACAAGCGCGCATGACTCACTTACGGTCTCCATTTTAGCGCATTTTAGGAGCGCCTCTCATCACAGGGCTGACAACCGGGGACagataaaattcaaaataaaagcgCCCGAAATATTATTTAGTCATGGCGAAATGAATTTAAAGAACAtagtattttcatttaaattataactagggatgggtttctcgaagcgtcgaaacctcGAAACCCCAAGAAATTTCGAGTTTCGAAGCTTTACCAAGTTTCGGATTCGAGTTTTGAGAAtgtaaaaattagcttcgattcCGGTAATTATGACGAGTCGATCTTGCAATAATTAGAAGGAACTATGTACTATCTGAAAGACATTTCGTCAGCTCTACTGACGATGCTGACGACGTATGTACGTCACGTAAGCGCTTGTCCATTTCacataaaatctttatttgCGATTAAATTTCAAGAATTTGTTTTTGATGTaacgtttattaaaaatcaattaaGAATCTCAAAGTTCAAAATATAATTTGGCGCTCCTGATAACAAAGGAAATATCGATTTCCACAACTCTCAAGATACATTTATTTGGAATAGTATTACTCTTTTTGTATAATTCGTAATAGTTGATGCTGTAACGCATAAATATAGTCGCAAGAAGATTGCATCTTCTATTCGAACCAGTCGAAGTAGGTAACAAATAGGCTTTAAGTACTTGTTATTGGAAGGCAGTACTTAAGATAATACAAGATAGTGATCATACCTGGACGGTATAACATTACCTTCaagtatttcttttatatataattcGATAACATTCATTCACCATTTGTACAATTGTCTGTGTCGTTGTTTGTCTATATTCGCTATAAGGTTGGCTAAGTGCAGATacaattagaaaaatatttctatacacAAAATATACATGTACGTGTCTATTATTCGTTTAATCAAATACTATTCCGATAATTGGTTATCATTGCATTTTTATACAATAGCCAATGAGTTCGATACATGACTCATCGAGAGCTCTATAGTAATCATCAGTTCACACACTCGatacaatataaaaatacatatatcCTCGATTTCGCTTTTGTGTAGTATACACAGGTACCTCGTATCTACAATTTTGTACACACATCGTGCACTTGGAAGTAACCGGTGAAATTAATGGCAACGAATGAAAATATTGCTCCACTCGCGGAACCCACTTGCATAATTGCACCTGCGTCAAAGAGCATTTTGGGGAGCATCGTATTTCTAAATAACGAAACAATGATCAATTTCAAATAAGAAATAAGTCCTATTAGAACTGTCCACGATACGACAACTAGGAAAACACCAAGCTTTGTGTCTTGTAATGGCGGAGTGGGAGACATTAGTGCTAAACACGTGACATAACTTCCAATAATTAAACACACTGTAGATAAATAATTGATAACTTTTATGTCTGACACAACGAACCAGAATGCTAATAAGCATGCAAGTGGATTTGCGAACTGAGCAAATGTGATCGATAGTTTGTACGCTACATTTCCATATGGTAGGCAAGAGTAAGATTGTATGCTGGGGAAGAAACCATTGCTGAAGAAGCAACATAT
This region of Andrena cerasifolii isolate SP2316 chromosome 4, iyAndCera1_principal, whole genome shotgun sequence genomic DNA includes:
- the LOC143368319 gene encoding F-box/WD repeat-containing protein 9 isoform X1, whose protein sequence is MCDEVENDQTDSRLSLLDLPVEIFLHVCSFLDASTLVHGLGLVCKQFHEILNDDSLWKVRISQIWPDSGYPILPPAITRVYRFSLAEDDELFWKLSCVALEKQATLWKKEDSMEELLLSKAHYSTIDGLLLMHHGNICISGARDRSLVCWTLPTTETEKESVTCIDFAHDGWIWDLAAIDNTIYSCSWDNTVKAWTLTDTDLVHVKTYNMINSGALLCLATCPDLAVFATGSFCKSVLVFDSRSGDNPITKYQPHKRAVIRLAMNSDFILSASEDRTVSIWDQRAGKIMKNVTISQESFPMSMCMQRDMVYVGDGNAKLHILDPKKDFEPVKCYSTEHQKGINGVHVAPGCLITSSPDKTVRIYSPTDPPQHLVTLVSSYGEIASIDYSNDVLAVSGTEGIKIWRPKSRVRCA
- the LOC143368319 gene encoding F-box/WD repeat-containing protein 9 isoform X2, whose amino-acid sequence is MCDEVENDQTDSRLSLLDLPVEIFLHVCSFLDASTLVHGLGLVCKQFHEILNDDSLWKVRISQIWPDSGYPILPPAEDDELFWKLSCVALEKQATLWKKEDSMEELLLSKAHYSTIDGLLLMHHGNICISGARDRSLVCWTLPTTETEKESVTCIDFAHDGWIWDLAAIDNTIYSCSWDNTVKAWTLTDTDLVHVKTYNMINSGALLCLATCPDLAVFATGSFCKSVLVFDSRSGDNPITKYQPHKRAVIRLAMNSDFILSASEDRTVSIWDQRAGKIMKNVTISQESFPMSMCMQRDMVYVGDGNAKLHILDPKKDFEPVKCYSTEHQKGINGVHVAPGCLITSSPDKTVRIYSPTDPPQHLVTLVSSYGEIASIDYSNDVLAVSGTEGIKIWRPKSRVRCA